AACACTTGATAAACAAGACACATTAGTTTAATTTTTCAAATGTGGTTTGAACTGGGTGACCTGGTAACCTCTATGTGAAAGTGCAGCAACTGGAATGGGATAGATGGGGCAGGTTTGAGATCTAAGGAATTATTGAGAAAAATATACTTTATTTCCCAGCTGCCTCACCAATGTCTGTAAGTGAAATAATAACTTTTAATTGCTAAATATTTCCAATAGAAGGCAGCATAAGACCATGAAGCATCAGTTATTGTCTACAAGCAGCAATATGATTAACATAAAATAGCATGCAACCACAGACTATATGTCTCATGATTTTCTAAAATGGTCACTCATTACTTTAGTCAGCTATATATCTCGTATTAGGGCTGTGTTGCTTTTGGGAGAACAACAAAAATAGTGACTATAGCAGGTATTGAACCCCGAGTAAATTATCACTAGTCAGAGCCTCAACCTCAGTAAACATTCATTATAAAAAACATATTATTATCTGATATTGCGAGTAAACAACCTCGGAATAGAAAAGACAAGAGTGCGTCTTCCAGCCCACCAATAAATTACATAATTCAACCCTCCCGGTTAGTAGATTTACCTCAACATGCCCCTGGAGAAGGCAGAGTGATGACACAAGCTTTTTAGCAGGGCTGAGTTGACTactagagagagaaggcagagcgGCTCGATGCTGGTTGATGAATTTGACAATGAATGTACCTGGAAAATAAGTTTTACTCGACCAGAGCTGAGTGAATTAATTCACGCTTATTGATCATCGTTATAGTAAAGTGGTATCATTTCAAAACATGAGCATAAAAACAGGTTAATAATAAACATTAATCATCattatatatatgatatatacaTCATTATATATATCATATTATATATATCATTATATATTACTTCACAATATTCTGTTAAATGCTTTTTCATTCCTTCCTCTTGCGTTAGCAGTGTGGAAAGGGACATAAATAAGCACAGAGGAGTTTTCCTGTGAGGGGGAGTGGTGGTGTATCCAGGGAGAACTAAACTAATCTTCTGAAATATCATTAGTGGTcttatgctgccatctattggaatTATGTAGCAACTGCAGTAGTACTGAATAATGTGTAATTCCTTACTAAAGTAGTAATTACTCAGAATTgcaaaatataacattttatagATCATTTTACCAATTACAACCATAAAATAACAATTTATTGCATAACAAACAATGAAACTGACTTACACCAAAGGCACCATACATTTAtttaattatatatataaaaaacgatTTAGGTGGGTGACATTTTCTGCCAAAGTAACAGCCCTGTAGACAAAGAAAAGTTCTCATTtaggtaccaaaatattcaaaggccattttctcaaaagtacggttacaagtttatcatctTTCAAagaagaattactttcccattgttcctcaactgtagtgtctgataaaccattttctagctctattttatccaatgtaaaaaacatactttcaaattttgctacataataCCGAATCGAGACGGTCTgtcacatttgactgtgtaaaacctagcagtactactgatttctctgagagtgaggcagatatttAGCATTTAGCAAAACAACATGAATATTTGTCTCTTTGAAATTAAaacatcaagtgatagattttaaacaaatacttgtctgtcattgaacaaccccatgccattaTTCGATAGTGagaaaacacaccaatctctttcataatttctttaaacaataaaagcaaATTTacgaacatttctgaaaatggatatatagcgttttggaatgaaactcatTTTATATTTCCCATCTGAGCTCAGAGTAGATGAGCgatgtaatgtttgtctctgttgtgttgaagtccaatcaagcaggagagaccagcctcccctgtacccaggtgtgtgtccatgaagagtgacaAGTCTATGGAACCTCCTATATTCtttagagagggagacttttctactgaacaaaggtaagaagaactcatggttcatggtcagtgagttaaacaacactgtctatagtcatttctcctctcccattttcccatttatttttgttgttttcataatcCATAGGCTAATCCTTTTGTCCATAGTCCTGAAACAATGTTGAACGAACAaaacatctctgtctgtctgtctgtctgtctgtctgtctgtctgtctgtctgtctgtctgtctgtctgtctgtctgtctgtctgtctgtctgtctgtctgtctgcctgtctgtctgtctgtctgtctgtctgtctgtctgtctgtctgtctgtctgtctgtctgtctgtctgtgtgtttactCTCATGTCTTGTCCACAGAAACcaacaggagagatcagagtcagaGATTCTCAGTGGTCAGTCTTCCCAGAGACATCAAACAGACCTGGCCTCCATATTCAGAGTATGTGGTCCTGttatgtacatttgtttttgtttacctcaAGTGAAGTTGATCTGACAATCATTCAATAATGTGTTAATGAGAAAGCATTTAGTCTATTCCTTAACTTATTTACTTAATTTATTTCAGTTGCTTGAAGAGAAAATTATGACATTTGTAAAGAACGAGCTGAAGATGTTCAAGAGGATTCTTAGTCCAGAACTCCCAGAAGGCTTTGAGAGTCAGAAGCAACATAGGGAAGTGGTGTATGCTGAAGAtgagaagcaggagagcagtgccagagagggggctcTGAAGATCACACTGCACATCCTGAGGAAAATGAACCAGAAGGAGCTTGCTGACACACTGCAGAAATGTAAGATCTGTCTGCTTCATGTTGAATGCTGTTTTATAACATTTAAAAGCTGTAGCTAAAGTCCAGCTAAAGTAGCTGTGTAACTCAATGATATTGTAGCAGCCTTAACACAACACCTAGTGACCTCATCAAGTAGCAGcagggatgtgttgtgttgattaatttagagagagagacaacattaataATACCATCAATAATAATATAATCAGTCACACCAGTCTGTAATACAATATGAAAACATTTACACATTTATACAGTCAGTTATTAAGAGaataaattattataatttaAAACTTTATCACATTCCTACAATATTGTAGGCATTAAAACAGACGTAATATTAATATCCTCTGTGTTATTTCTTCATTCAGATGAGCTTACTGTGATTTGCCAACGTGAACTCAAATCTAATCTAAAGAAGAAGTTTCAATGTGTATTTGAGGGGATCGCTAAACAaggaaacccaacacttctcagtaagatctacacagagctctacatcacagagggtggaaCAGGAGAGGTCAATAATGAACATGAGCTGAGACAGATTGAGACAACAACCAGGAAACAAGCAAGACCAGAGACTGCAGTCAAATGTAACGACATCTTCAAACCCTTAACTGGACAAGACAAACGTATCAGAACTGTGCTGACAAAGGGAgtcgctggcattggaaaaacagtctctgtgcagaagttcatTCTGGACTGGGCTGATGGAAAAGCAAATCAGGATGTCCAATTTGTATTTTCATTCCCTTTTCGGGAGCTGAATTTGATGAAAGGGGATGAACACACTTTGATTGATCTTCTCAATCACATCTCAATGGAAACCAAACAATCAGGAATCTCCAACTACGACAAGTACAaagttctgttcatctttgatggtctggatgagtgcCGACTGCCCCTAGACTTCAAGAATAACAAGATGTGTTCTGACGTCACAGAGTCAACCTCAGTGGATGTTCTGCTGACAAATCTCATCAAGGGaaatctgcttccctctgctctcctctggataACTACCCGACCTGCAGCAGCCAATACAATCCCTTCAGTGTgtgttgaccaggtgacagaggtacgagggttcaatgacccacagaaggaggagtacttcaggaagagattcagtgatgaggacctggccagcagaatcatctcacacataaagaaatcaaggagcctccacatcatgtgccacattccagtcttctgttggatttCTGCAACAGTCCTTGAACACATGTTGAAACATAGGAAAGAAGAGATGCCCAAGACTCTGACTGAGATGTACACACACCTTGTGGTGTTTCATACCAAACAGAAGAATGAAAAGTATCTTGGGAATGAAGAGACAGGTCCACACTGGAATAAAGAGAGCATTATGTCACTGGGAAAACTGGCTTTTCAACAGCTTGTGAATGGCAATCTGATTTTCTATGAAAAAGACTTGAAAGAGGCTGGCATTGGTGTCAATGAAGCCTCAGTGTACTCAGGATTGTGCACACAGCTCTTTAAAGAGGAATGTGTGCTGTACCAGGACAAGGTGTACTGCTttgttcatctgagcattcaggagtttctGGCTGCTGTATATGTGTTCCTCTCATTCATCAACAACAATGAGAATCGAATGGACAAACTGCAATCAACGTCCAGGAACTTTTCTGTGAGGATCAAACAAAGGCGTAAAGTTACTTTCTACAAGAGTGCTGTGGATAAAGCCTTACAAAGTGAGACGGGAAACCTGGACCTTTTCCTCCGCTTCCTTCTGGGCCTctcactggagtccaatcagaagCACTTACGAGGTCTACTGACAAAGACAAGAAGCAGCTCACAGAGCCATGAAGAAACAGTCAAGTACATCAAGGAGAAGATCAGGGAGAATCCCTCTCCAGAGAGGAGCAtcaatctgttccactgtctgaatgaactgaatgaccaTTCTCTAGTGGAGGAGATCCAAAGATACCTGAGATCAGGAAGTCTCTCAAAGCCCAACCTGTCACCTGCACAGTGGTCAGCTCTGGTCTTTGTGTTGCTGACTTCAGAAAAGGAGCTGGATGTGTTTGACctgaagaaatactccagatcagaggaaggtctTCTGAGGCTGCTGCCAGTGGTCAAAGCCTCCAGAGCTGCTCTGTGAGTAAATAAAATGACATATAAGAACTAATCATCAGGAAGAAATATTCAGTTTAGAGAAAAATATGTATTATAATATGTGTATAATATTATATTGAAAAACATATTGAATAAATGCATTGATGTTCACATTAGTATAACATTTTGACCATACAATTCTAGGAGACGGAAGATGAATCTATATGTTGTTTGGGAGAATAAACCAAATGCATCTGCCATTGTCCTTCTACACTACTGGTGTTAAATTAACAGTGTGTTTGTGAAGTCATGATGATCTCTttgtcaggctgtcaggctgtggagtcacagaggaaggctgtgcttctctggtctcagctctggagtcaaacccctcacacctgagagagctggatctgagtaacaatgacctgaaggattcaggagtgaagctgctctctgctggactggggaatccccactgtaaactggagactctgaggtcagtattcctgtagttggtcaacaagtgataactgttcaccagatccacatgtgtttaccagacacacatagtccacaccatatgtgtttggacagtgaagcttacagttttacatttggtgctctgctccagcattttggatttgagatagaatgtttcatattaggcgacagtacagaatgttaccTTCTATTTGAGGGAATTCATACATATATTTTACCGTTTAGATATGAATAGTGAATAATGATGAATAACAAAGTTATAGAGGAACAAATATCAGTATAAATGCTAATCTCCCCTGGtaatggtaatggtgagaggtcagcatgttttgttgtcgcctctgttattggtaatggtgagaggttagcatgttttgttgtagtctctgttattggtaatggtgagaggttagcatgttttgttgtagcctctgttatcggtaatggtgagaggttagcatgttttgttgtagcctctgttattggtaatggtgagaggttagcatgttttgttgtagcctctgttattggtaatggttagaggttagcatgttttgttgtagcctctgttattggtaatggtgagaggttagcatgttttgttgtcgcctctgttattggtaatggtgagaggttagtatgttttgttgtagtctctgttatcggtaatggtgagaggatagtatgttttgttgtagcctctgttattggtaatggtgagaggttagtatgttttgttgtagcctctgttattggtaatgttgagaggttagcatgttttgttgtagcctctgttattggtaatggtgagaggttagtatgttttgttgtagcctctgttattggtaatggtgagaggttagcatgttttgttgtagcctctgttattggtaatggtgagaggttagcatgttttgttgtagcctctgttattggtaatggtgagaggttagcatgttttgttgtagcctctgttattggtaatggtgagaggttagcatgttttgttgtatcctctgttattggtaatggagaggttagcatgttttgttgtagcctatgtaactttctcactcattattattcatgattcattcatgatttgtATTAATCAAGGCATCATCAGGATTAATTtagtagtgtttagaaacatgGTATCTACTCACTTATAAAGAAAATTACTCCAGTCATCATCCACCACTGAGTTTCTATTGGGCAAAACACaacccaaaacaaactgcaaatgtgtCAATATcacctcatataaaacatttgatctgaaatccaaaatgttggagtatagagccacatttaaaatgttagcttcactgtcaaaatagatatggtgtggactgtatactcaatacaatctaaatctgatacctcactgtctgtcttttgactgatactgctttttaaactggtctggtcagtctactcaaatatttgtaATACACATTTTTCTCTCTACATGCAATACTTTGATAATTTGTCATTTCAAATAATGAAACATCCATTTATGAATAGATTTGGCAGGTTTCAGGACACTGATGTATCTAaataggtttaaaaaatatactgccactattttcaccagcaaagaatagcagtgtgattttaatatgatttgactctttgcaggctgtcaggctgtctagtcacagaggaaggctgtgcttctctggtctcagctctgaggtcaaacccctcacacctgagagagctggacctgagtaacaatgacctgaaggattcaggagtgaagctgctctctgctggactggggaatccccactgtaaactggtgactctgaggtcagtattcctgtagttggtcaacaagtatttgtattgtattgtatttattatagatccccattagttcctgccaaagcagcagctactctttctggggtccagcaaaattaaggcagttcatagacttttaaaacattacaatacattcacagacttcacaacacactgtgtgccctcaggcccctaccacatatctacagtactaaatccatgtttatcgtgtgtgtgtgtgtgtgtgtgtgtgtgtgtgtgtgtgtgtgtgtgtgtgtgtgtgtgtgtgtgtgtgtgtgtgtgtgtgtgtgtgtgtgtgtgtgtgtgtgtgtgtgtgtgtgtgtatctctttaCAGGCCcctctgttccataaggtgttttttatctgttttttaaatctaatttttagttacttgatgtggaatagagttccatgtagtcatggttctatgtagtactgtggaatagagttccatgtagtcatggctctatttagtactgtggaatagagttccatgtagtcatggctctatttagtactgtggaatagagttccatgtagtcatggctctatgtagtactgtggaatagagttccatgtagtcatggctctatgtagtactgtggaatagagttccatgtagtcatggctctatgtagtactgtggaatagagttccatgtagtcatggctctatgtagtactgtggaatagagttccatgtagtcatggctctatgtagtactgtggaatagagttccatgtagtcatggctctatgtagtactgtgtgcctcccatagtctgttctggacttggggactgtgaagagacctcttgtgtcatatcttgtggggtatacatgggtgtctgagctgtgagcTAATTGTTTAAAaagacagctcggtacattcagaATGTCAGCACATTTTACAAATACTggcagtgatgaagtcaatctctcctccactttcagccaggagagattgacatgcatattattaatattagctctctgtgtccATCCAAGGGCcaaccgtgctgccctgttctgagccaattgcaacttTCCTaaatccttttttgtggcacctgaccacacgactgaacagtagtcaagatgCGATAAAActggggcctgtaggacctgccttgttgatagtgctgttaaaaaggtagaaactagagcctgtaggacctgccttgttgatggtgctgttaagaaggtagaaactagggcctgtaggacctgccttgttgatagtgctgttaagatattagaaactagggcctgtaggacctgccttgttgatagtgttgttaagaaggtagaaactagagcctgtaggacctgccttgttgatagtgttgttaagaaggtagaaactagagcctgtaggacctgccttgttgatagtgttgttaagaaggtagaaactagggcctgtaggacctgccttgttgatagtgttgttaagaaggtagaaactagggcctgtaggacctgccttgttgatagtgttgttaagaaggtagaaactagggcttgtaggacctgccttgttgatagtgttgttaagaaggtagaaactagggcctgtaggacctgccttgttgatagtgttgttaagaaggtagaaactagggcctgtaggacctgccttgttgatagtgttgttaagaaggtagaaactagggcctgtaggacctgcctggttgatagtgttgttaagaagatagaaactagggcctgtaggacctgccttgttgatagtgttgttaagaaggtagaaactagggcctgtaggacctgccttgttgatagtgttgttaagaaggtagaaactagggcctgtaggacctgccttgttgatagtgttgttaagaaggtagaaactagggcctgtaggacctgccttgttgatagtgttgttaagaaggtagaaactagggcctgtaggatctgccttgttgatagtgttgttaagaaggcagagcagtgctttattatggacagtcttcttcccatcttagctactattgtttcaatatgttttgatcatgacagtttacaatccagggttacttcaagcagtttagtcatctcaacttgctaaatttccacatgatttattacaatatttatttGAGGTTTAAGTTTTAGtgagtgatttgtcccaaatacaatgtttttagttttataaatatttagggctaacttattccttgccacccactctgaaactaactgcagctctttgttaattggggaggacaggcttgtaATGTCTGGagggaataagtggaatggtatcaaacacgtggttACCAAGTGTTCCATTTCATTCACTCTGTTCCAGACATTATGAGaggttaagtgttgcagtcatttcagtcgctgacgtgttgagtcatccacatacatagacacactggccttactgaaagtggcatgtcgttagtaaaaatgtaaaaggttagcatgttttgttgtatcctctgttattggtaatggtgagaggttagcttgttttgttgtagtctctgttattggtaatggtgagaggttagcatgttttgttgtagcctctgttattggtaatggtgagaggttagcatgttttgttgtagcctctgttatttgtaatggtgagaggttagcttgttttgttgtagtctctgttattggtaatggtgagaggttagcatgttttgttgtagtctctgttattggtaatggtgagaggttagcatgttttgttgtagtctctgttgttggtaatggtgagaggttagcatgttttgttgtatcctctgttattggtaatggtgagaggttagcatgttttgttgtcgcctctgttattggtaatggtgagaggttagcatgttttgttgtcgcttttattattggtaatggtgagaggttagcatgttttgttgtatcctctgttattggtaatggtgagaggttagcatgttttgttgtcgcCTTTGTTAtcggtaatggtgagaggttagtatgttttgttgtagtctctgttatcggtaatggtgagaggttagcatgttttgttgtagcctctgttattggtaatggtgagaggtaacatgttttgttgtagcctctgttattggtaatggtgagaggttagcatgttttgttgttgtctctgttattggtaatggtgagaggtcagcatgttttgttgtagcctctgttattggtaatggtgagaggttagcatgatttgttgtagcctctgttattggtaatggtgagaggttagcatgttttgttgtagcctctgttattggtaatggtgagaggttagcttgttttgttgtagtctctgttattggtaatggtgagaggttagcatgttttgttgtagcctctgttattggtaatggtgagaggttagcatgtttttgttgtagcctctgttattggtaatggtgagaggttagcatgttttgttgtagcctctgttattggtaatggagagaggttagcatgttttgttgtagtctctgttttTGGTAATGGagactttctcactcattattattcatgattcattcatgatctTACTCAATCATGGCAGTCACATGCGTGATGCAGTCATTGTGTTCaaagaatatgggaccaaatactaaactattgactactttaatacactataagtgaattggTCAGAATACTTCAAATAAAAGGTGATACCCTCAAACAATAGCAGTGTGGtttaaggcacaaggcgagacccagatggcacgggaggcagatggttagagtctttgatatttattaatatactaaaaggggtaggcaagagaatggtcgtggacaggcaaaaggtcataaccagatcagagtccaggatgtacagtgtggcaggcagattcgaggtcaggacaggcagaatggtcaggcaggctagaggtcaggacaggcagaatggtcaggcaggctagaggtcaggacaggcagaatggtcaggacaggcagaatggtcaggacaggcagaatggtcaggcaggctcgaggtcaggacaggcagaatggtcaggcagactagaggtcaggacaggcagaatggtcaggcaggctagaggtcaggacaggcagaatggtcaggcaggctagaggtcaggacaggcagaatggtcaggcaggctagaggtcaggacaggcagaatggtcaggcaggctagaggtcaggacaggcagaatggtcaggcaggctagaggtcaggacaggcagaatggtcaggcaggctagaggtcaggacaggcagaatggtcaggcaggctagaggtcaggacaggcagaatggtcaggcaggctagaggtcaggacaggcagaatggtcaggcaggctagaggtcaggacaggcagaatggtcaggcaggctagaggtcaggacaggcagaatggtcaggcaggcgggtacagagtccagaaaacaggcaagggacaaaaaccgggaggactatcaAAAAAGAATAGAAGCAGGAGtagggaaaaacgctggttgacttgatgaacatacaagacgaactggtacAGAGAAACAGGAatcacagggatatatacaccagggaaacacagggatatatacaccagggaaacacagggatatatacaccagggaaacacagggatatatacaccagggaaacacagggatatatacaccagggaaacacagggatatatacaccagggaaacacagggatatatacaccagggaaacacagggatatatacaccagggaaacacagggatatatacaccagggaaacacagggatatatacacggGGAtatatacacaggaaacacagggatggaTATATACATCAGGGATATTTACAccggggaaacacagggatatatacaccagggaaaaacaggaatatatacaccagggaaacacagggatatatacaccagggaaacacagggatatatacaccagggaaacacagggatatatacaccagggaaacacagggatatatacacggggat
The sequence above is a segment of the Salvelinus alpinus chromosome 1, SLU_Salpinus.1, whole genome shotgun sequence genome. Coding sequences within it:
- the LOC139571076 gene encoding NLR family CARD domain-containing protein 3-like codes for the protein MSLSGEREEGGPASKMRLSGEHDTKAKSPIKQERPASPVPRCVSMKSDKSMEPPIFFREGDFSTEQRNQQERSESEILSGQSSQRHQTDLASIFRLLEEKIMTFVKNELKMFKRILSPELPEGFESQKQHREVVYAEDEKQESSAREGALKITLHILRKMNQKELADTLQKCKICLLHVECYELTVICQRELKSNLKKKFQCVFEGIAKQGNPTLLSKIYTELYITEGGTGEVNNEHELRQIETTTRKQARPETAVKCNDIFKPLTGQDKRIRTVLTKGVAGIGKTVSVQKFILDWADGKANQDVQFVFSFPFRELNLMKGDEHTLIDLLNHISMETKQSGISNYDKYKVLFIFDGLDECRLPLDFKNNKMCSDVTESTSVDVLLTNLIKGNLLPSALLWITTRPAAANTIPSVCVDQVTEVRGFNDPQKEEYFRKRFSDEDLASRIISHIKKSRSLHIMCHIPVFCWISATVLEHMLKHRKEEMPKTLTEMYTHLVVFHTKQKNEKYLGNEETGPHWNKESIMSLGKLAFQQLVNGNLIFYEKDLKEAGIGVNEASVYSGLCTQLFKEECVLYQDKVYCFVHLSIQEFLAAVYVFLSFINNNENRMDKLQSTSRNFSVRIKQRRKVTFYKSAVDKALQSETGNLDLFLRFLLGLSLESNQKHLRGLLTKTRSSSQSHEETVKYIKEKIRENPSPERSINLFHCLNELNDHSLVEEIQRYLRSGSLSKPNLSPAQWSALVFVLLTSEKELDVFDLKKYSRSEEGLLRLLPVVKASRAALLSGCGVTEEGCASLVSALESNPSHLRELDLSNNDLKDSGVKLLSAGLGNPHCKLETLRLSGCLVTEEGCASLVSALRSNPSHLRELDLSYNHPGDSGVRLLSAGLEDPHCRLEKLRYVEGLCPCSYQTCLTYQAG